CTGCCGTCCGCCAGACTTTGCTACCTCTGCCGCTGTCGCCTCGGCTCGGGAGCGGCGTTATTTCCCCGAAGCGCTAGGGCCTTGGCGGCCTCGGCGCTACCTGCCCAGGGCTCCCGGCGGCCAGTGCTCAGCAGCCCGGGACTCCCCGCAGCCTTCGCTTCTTTCCCTGCCTGCCCTCAGCGCAGCTACAGCACGGAGGAGAAGCCCCAGCAGCACCAGAAAACCAAGATGATCGTCCTGGGATTCTCCAACCCCATCAACTGGGTTAGGACTCGAATTAAGGCCTTCCTTATCTGGGCCTATTTCGACAAAGAGTTCAGCATCGCAGAGTTCTCCGAGGGAGCGAAGCAGGTTTGTTTATTTCCCTAATTGACCTATCCGTTTCTAATGAGTTCAACTATTGCTCGCAGAAGTGCTTAGCAGTGTTTTCTTCACTGGGATACAAGTGATCAAACGTGATTAGTGGCCCAGACATAGAGCCTTCCAGCCATTGCTTGACTTAAAGTAAGCTTCTGGGCCGGgaatggtggtacacgcctgtagtctcagctacttgggaggctgaaggggaggatcgcttgaatccaggagttggacgttgtagtgagctgtgatcgtgccattgcactccagcctgggatacagagccaggccctgtctcaaaaaatagaaagaaaaagctatATGGTCTCATCTTGTCTGAACATAATTTTCAAATCTACAAAGTGGGCaagacaatgcctggcacatagcaggcactccatgaatgtttgttgaatacatTAATAAATGGGTAAGattgaagaataaatgagataacatttccAAAGTGCTGTAATGTCACCTTGGGTAGAGCAGCAGAACTTCTTGCCAGCTATTTGACAGAGCCGACCAATACACCATCCCATACTCCGTAAAGATTAAACTGGAGATGAGCAATTTTACCCTTTCAAAGGATTTGCTGAGACCGCCTGGTGGCTAAGTGCACGGCACCCTGCACACAGAAAACATTAGCCTTTAGAGATTCTTATCTCTGACTTTGTTAGTTACATACCTGTTTCTGAATGGCTGATTATACCTTGCCTTACCCTTGTGACATATGGTCACTTGGGTCCTGAGATTATTTGGATATTTTGTGGgtacttgcttttttctttttttttttttttttttttgactcctTTACGGATTGTATCGTTCCCAAACATTGCAGAACTACCGACAACAATAGAAGtcggccagacacggtggctcacgcctgtaatcccagcactttgggaggccgaggcgggtggatcacaaggtcaggagttcgagaccagcatggccaatatggtgaaacagtgcctcttctaaaaatacaaaaattagccatggccagcccctgtagtcccagctattctggaggctgaggcaggagaattgcatgaacccgggaggtggaggttgcagtgagccaagattgtgccactgcactccagcctgggtgacagagtgagactccgtctcaaaaaacaaaaacaaacaaaaaaaccacaatagAAGTCATAAAGTTTATTTCCCGCTTCATACCTCCATATGCCTTAAAACCATGCCATTGGTGTAATCATTTTACTGTATTGGTTGTATACTGGTATTGATATTTTACTCCAAGTTTATTTCAGATTCTTTCCATAATCATGGCCATTTGTATTTATGAGACCTATCAGTTGTAAATCAAATGTTTTCAACTTTGTATAATAAGTGTCAGTATTAACTCCTGCTGCCTGCTTCTCTGAGTCAACTCTTgactactatatatatttatattaaaaaagtcaaagaacaaGCTTGATTAAGATGCTTAACTCAGCATTATAATTAAGGGATAAACCTCTGCTCTTGTCAGTTCTCAAAATCTTTTGTCCATGCAGTGGTAAGTTGTATTGATCCTACTGTTCTTTACAATGCCCACTGATGATATATGAGCTTGTCCACCTCATAACACATATGATGGTACCAGTTCATTTATGTTGCAGTAAGGAATAGAAATCATCTCCCCACCATTGGCAGGCATCAGGCCTCAGTACTTGTTTCCTCTGAACACACAGAGGAGCATGCAGCATTTTTGGAGTCACTCCAGTCCTAGTGGTCCTCCAGCTGTTAGCTATTTTCACCTCCTTCCTTGTTATTGAGCAGTATTTCCACCCCATTCATCAGCCAGTCTGTATGCATTGTTGCTTATATAAAGCAAACAACCAGCATTTCAGTATCAAGGTGTCAGAGGGGTTGTTTTCCCCTGAGGCCTCTCTCAGCTTACAGATGGccgtcttcttgctgtgtccttgcaTGGTCCTTCCTGTGCATGCATGCTCCTGGTGGCTGTTACTCCACATTTGCTCCTCTCATAAGGATGCCAGTCAGATTGGATTTTGGCCCACCCTGCTGGTCtcatttaacttaatcacctctttaaggctttatctccaaatatagtcacattccaAGGTTctgggggttagagcttcaacataaattttgggggaaGGAGAGCACAATTCATCCTATAACAGTTAGGCAGTATTATCTGACATGCCATATCTGACATGCCTGTGCATCCTCTGGCAGCCTAGATTTCAGCTTATTTCAGATTTCAGCTTAGATGTTTCTTCCTTTAGGAAGCCCTCTCTGATCCTCCCAGATTGGGTTAGGAGGCTCTTCTGTATGCTCCCAAGTCATCCTGTTACTATCCCTGTCAAAATTCTTAAACTTGTCAGTCTACATGTCCTTTTCCCAAGTAGATTGAAAGTTCCCTGAAGACAGGTAGGAGCTTAATTCACAATTTGCTTTCTCATTGCTAGCAATGCGGAGAATTGCAGTTGGGTTTTTCCCTCCTTGAAAATGGAATTTCATACTTCAAAGTTAGGATCTACTGTTTTAGACCATATAAACTAATGACCTTTTCTCCCACTTTCCCAAACCTACATTATCTCCCATACTGAGATTCAGACTACAGCCCAGATTTCCAGACTCCCAATGCAGTCTTGACTGTTCTCCTTTCCAACTGCTATCTATGCATGATTAAGAGGTAGGTCATATAACTGCCAAATGATTGTTtacttcatcatttaaaaaagaaatataaaggagGATTTTTATTGAGACATCTAGATTGTACACCACACACTATCATTTCCCGGTCCTGAGAGTGGATCCAGAATTAAAGGTCAAGTCACTTACTGCTATATATGTGGGAAGGCCATATACGAAAAGTCAACCAAGAGTCATGCCTTGATAAATTAGTATTTGATGTTGTTTATCACTATTACCATAAAATAGTGTTTATTACACTTAGCCATTTAAATATGAACATGGCatggtattttgaaataataatccccacatttcccttaatatttttttcaaggcTTTTGCTCATGTATCCAAGTTGCTGTCACAGTGTAAATTTGATTTGTTGGAAGAACTTGTGGCCAAAGAGGTaaagtatattttacattttgctttaaaaataaatgctgttCTCTTGCAATAGAATGATgcacattttccttatttatgcTTAAAAATAGCGTGTGTGCCAGCATCCAAAGTAGAGTCTGTGTATCTGTTCTTATGGGTACTTTGGGTCATATAAAAGCATGGAATAACTCCTGCTACTTAAGGCATAATGAAGTAATCATGATGTCTTTCAATTGCTCTTATATAGAATGTTCTGTTAGGAATTACCTAGTTGAATAATGAGATACATTTCAGCCTTGCTTTTGAGGATGAGTAAATACggtagtaaatttaaaaataggtttgGAAAAATGTATTCCATGATAAAGATCACTTTTTGAAAGGTTTCAAAAATTGTATCGGTGAACTAATGGCTTGCTTTTTTCAAACTTAGGTGCTACATGCATTGAAAGAAAAGGTTACTTCACTACCTGACAACCATAAAAATGCCCTTGCTGCTAACATAGATGAAATTGTATTTACATCAACAGGAGACATCTCCATTTACTATGATGAGAAAGGTAATGCCAGAGCATAGTCAACTTGAAATGATCCATAATTGTCCAGATAAGCTAAACTAATGGATAATCACAAAATAGTAGAGTTTTGTCAGGACAAGTATTTCTAGAActtcaaagaaaatgttatatccATTCTTTAAAGACCTACTTCTGAAAGAGTTGAGATATGGTCATCATTTCTTAAGCCTTTCTATCTAGAACTTTTTTCTGCTACTATTTTATTCACAGTAGAGAACATCATCACTTACATTGATGAAAATAGTTTGAGCGGCTCCCACAtctcaaatagaaaatatttatgtttcagaTTTCCTAATTTGAAGGAAACAATTGAGTATTTTAAAGCTGCACCTTATATGGAAGGAATGAGgggtaaaagaaaatcaaattagaTATTGTCAGCTAAAGATGATGTGAAAAGATTAACTGCAGAACTCCCAAATTGGATCTATTTGAGAATAATGAAAAAAGTTGGGAGGAAATTTAGTGGTTATCTGGTTCTTCTTGTCTGAGGCATACATTTTCCCTATAGTATTCCTGATAATTCACTGTTTGTTCCTGATACATACaaagttggccctctgtatctggAGGTTTCACATCCATAGATTTAACCAATCTAGggtacaaaatattaaaaaaacatagTTGCATCTGTACTTGAACATGTacagtttttttcttgtcattattcctcagtaatacagtataacaactatttacattagcatttacattgtgttaggtattataaataatctagagatgatttaaagaatGCTGGAGGATGTGTGTTATGCAaatgctgcaccattttatataaaggacttgagcatctgtggattttggtatccacaggggggtcctggaaccaatcctccatGGATTTCGAGGGATGACTCTATTTGCATGTGTATTATGTGCCAGCCACACAGGAAATGTAGCCTCTGCTTATACACTTCCCAAGGTGGAAGAAAAAGACTCTTAGTGATGATAAAATTTTTCATGCAcacattattttgaaacatttgtaAAGATATTTTTAGTGATAAATATTTTCCTCTTCCCTAATATT
The sequence above is drawn from the Nomascus leucogenys isolate Asia chromosome 22a, Asia_NLE_v1, whole genome shotgun sequence genome and encodes:
- the MAIP1 gene encoding m-AAA protease-interacting protein 1, mitochondrial isoform X2; the encoded protein is MALAARLLPQFLHSRSLPCGAVRLRTPAVAEVRLPSARLCYLCRCRLGSGAALFPRSARALAASALPAQGSRRPVLSSPGLPAAFASFPACPQRSYSTEEKPQQHQKTKMIVLGFSNPINWVRTRIKAFLIWAYFDKEFSIAEFSEGAKQAFAHVSKLLSQCKFDLLEELVAKEVLHALKEKVTSLPDNHKNALAANIDEIVFTSTGDISIYYDEKGFRGSSHKE
- the MAIP1 gene encoding m-AAA protease-interacting protein 1, mitochondrial isoform X1, producing the protein MALAARLLPQFLHSRSLPCGAVRLRTPAVAEVRLPSARLCYLCRCRLGSGAALFPRSARALAASALPAQGSRRPVLSSPGLPAAFASFPACPQRSYSTEEKPQQHQKTKMIVLGFSNPINWVRTRIKAFLIWAYFDKEFSIAEFSEGAKQAFAHVSKLLSQCKFDLLEELVAKEVLHALKEKVTSLPDNHKNALAANIDEIVFTSTGDISIYYDEKGRKFVNILMCFWYLTSANIPSETLRGASVFQVKLGNQNVETKQLLSASYEFQREFTQGVKPDWTIARIEHSKLLE